The Rhodococcus sp. B50 DNA window CTCCACAAGTTCAAGGCGTACTTCGGGATGGTGCCGCTCGAGGATTACGAGGACGAATACCTCGACGATCCGGCGAGTGGCCGCCGCGACCGCGAACGGGACTACGGCGACGCGCCTTACGGCGGCTATGCGCCGTCGCACCGCGACGAGTACGCCCCGTCGCATCGCGAGGAACCGGTCCGCGAGTTCGAGCACGACGAATTCGACCGGTACGAGCCGGCGCCCCGTCCGCGGGTCGAGCCCATCACTGCCCGCAGCGCGCGCCCGGCGCCCGCCCCGGCCCGCGCTGTCGCCGGTCGCGCATCCTTGGGTGCGGAGAGCCGGCTCGAGCGCGCCGAGCCCCGGCGTGGCGCGCTCTTCGACGAGGGAGGTCCGTTGTCCAAGATCACCACGTTGCGCCCCCGCGACTACAGCGAGGCGCGGACGATCGGTGAGCGTTTCCGCGACGGGACGCCGGTCATCATGGACCTCGTCGAGATGAGCAACGCCGACGCCAAGCGGCTCGTCGACTTCGCCGCCGGGCTCGCGTTCGCGCTGCGCGGCTCGTTCGACAAGGTGGCCACCAAGGTCTTCCTGCTCTCGCCCGCCGATATCGACGTCTCCGCCGAGGAGCGGCGGCGCATCGCCGAGACGGGCTTCTACAACCAGCAGTAGTCGACGCGCGAGGCACTCGCGCCCACGGCGCGCCTGTCACCATGGGCACGCCCGTCATCGCACGTCCGTTGCCGTCCCTCGAGTGTCCCGACACGCCCGGCCATGATGCAGATCACTGCAGGCCGGGCGTTTCGGTTTTGATCGACCCGTCCTTGTCGGGCATTGTGGGCAGGTGGCCGTTTTCGAGGTGCTGTGGTTCCTGCTGTTCATCTTCTGGCTTCTGCTGATCGGACGGATCATCGTCGAGTTCATCAGAACCTTCGCGCGGGAGTGGAAGCCGTCCGGCTTCGTCGTCGTCGTTCTCGAGGCGATCTTCACAGTCACGGACCCGCCGGTGAAGCTGCTGCGGAGATTGATTCCTCCGCTCAATCTCGGTGGCGTACGGCTCGATCTGTCCATCATGGTCTTGCTGTTCATCGTGTACTTCCTCATGGCATTCCTGCCCAGGGGCGGCGCAGCATGACGCCCCCGTCCGACGTCGTGTCGGGCAGTCCCGGAGCTGCCGTGTGCCACAATGGAGTGCCATATACAGTGGGTTTTGATACGCGTAACGCACTGTCGATAACTCAGAACGCCTGCTTGACCGCTTACTCGACGCGTGAAGGGATCCTTCCATGCCGCTGACACCAGCTGATGTGCACAATGTCGCGTTCAGCAAGCCTCCGATCGGGAAGCGTGGTTACAACGAGGACGAGGTCGATGCCTTCCTCGATCTCGTCGAGCAGGAGCTGACGAACCTCATCGAGGAGAACGCCGACCTGCGTCAGCGGGTGGCCGAACTCGACCAGGAGCTCGCCGAGGCCAAGAAGGCGCCGCGCACCGCGTCGTCGTCCGCACCGGCAGCCCCGTCCAAACCGGAACCCGCCCGCGTGGTGGAGACGCCCAAGCCGGAGCCCGCGCCGGCCCCGGTTCCGGCCCCCGCCCCGGTCGCCGCGGCACCGTCGAGCAGCGATGCGAGCATGCAGGCCGCCAAGGTCCTCGGACTCGCGCAGGAGATGGCCGACCGTCTCACCGGCGATGCCAAGGCCGAGGCCGAGGAACTCGTCCGCAACGCCCGGACCAATTCCGAGCAGCTCGTCTCCGATGCTCGCACCCGCAGCGAGGCGATGATCGCGGACGCGCGGCAGAAGTCCGACGCGATGCTCGCCGACGCGCGCACCCGCTCCGAGACGCAGCTGCGTCAGGCCAAGGAGAAGTCCGACGCCCTGCAGGCCGACGCCGAGAAGAAGCACACCGAGATCATGGCGACCATCAACCAGCAGCGTTCCGTGCTGGAGGGCCGTATCGAGCAGCTCAAGACGTTCGAGCGCGAGTACCGGGTGCGTCTGAAGTCCTACCTCGAATCGCAGCTCGAAGAGCTCGAGCAGCGTGGTTCGGCCGTTCCGGTGGACGGCGGACAGGAAGCGTTCAACCAGTCCAACTCGTCGTCGTTCGGGTCGTCGTCCTTCGCGAAGGGCAACAGCTGACCGACGGTCTCTCCGGCCTGGTGCTGTACGGCCCTGGTGCTGTACCTCGGTAGAGGAGGAGCGTCGTGCTCGTCGTCACGCTGGTACTCGCAGCTGTCGGATTCGGTCTCCTCGTGATCGCGTTGATGACCGGATCGGTGGTGTGGGCATGGGGTTGTATCGCGGTGTGCGTCGTGGGAGCGGTCATTCTGCTGGCGAGCGCACTCGGCGGACGAAGCCCGGCCGAAGGTGAGTGGGCCGATCCGCGTTCCATCGGGCAGGCCGGACGTGCCGGCCGCGCGTCGCGGCGGCGACGTCCCGGCGACCGGAATTCGTCGGAGCGTTGAAGCGTCCTACAATATGCACCATCGAGTGAAGCTCGATCCCGCGTATGCGGGGCGGCGTCGATCCGGCCATCACCGGGGAGCCTCCGGAAGAACGGCGACCCTGGCGGTCGCTCACTAGAACCGGACGGGTGGGCCCGTCACAGCCCGAACGAGTGGCCGTCCGTACCGGACGTGCAAGCGGGGTGGTACCGCGGTAGCCGTGCACGCGCACGGTGATCGTCCCCGTGCCGAGACGTATCCAGGCACGGAGGAGCCACGCTGTGACCGAGAACCACGCTGCACCGGATCCCACCGCAGCAACCGCCGGCAGCGCTGCCGGATATCCGCGCGTCGACTACGACCTGCCGCGCGATTCGGGTGTCGACTTCCCTGCACTCGAGGAGCGCGTCCTCGCACAGTGGGCCACCGACGGAACCTTCGAGGCGTCCCTGCGCAACCGCGACGGCGCCGACGATTTCGTCTTCTACGACGGCCCGCCCTTCGCGAACGGCCTGCCGCACTACGGGCACCTGCTCACCGGCTACGTCAAGGACGTCGTACCGCGCTTCCAGACCATGCGCGGCAAGAAGGTCGACCGCCGTTTCGGCTGGGACTGTCACGGTCTTCCCGCCGAACTCGAGGCCGAGAAGCAACTCGGCATCACCGACAAGTCGCAGATCGACTCGATGGGTCTCGCGGAGTTCAACGCCTACTGCAAGCAGTCGGTGCTGCGCTACACGGGTGAGTGGCGCGACTACGTCACCCGCCAGGCCCGGTGGGTCGACTTCGACAACGACTACAAGACCCTGGACCTCGACTTCATGGAGTCGGTCATGTGGGCGTTCAAGTCGCTGTACGAGAAGGGCCTGATCTACCAGGGCTTCCGCGTGCTGCCCTACAGCTGGTACGAGCAGACCCCGCTGTCGAACCAGGAGACCCGCCTCGACGACGCCTACAAGATGCGTCAGGACCCGGCAGTCACCGTCGACATGGTGCTGCGCGCCCCCGGCTCCGAACTCGACGGCGCGTGCGCCCTCATCTGGACCACCACGCCCTGGACCCTGCCGTCGAACCTCGCGATCGCGGTACACCCCGAGATCGAGTACGTCGCGGTGCGCGGCACCGACGACAAGACCTACCTGCTCGCGCAGGACCGCCTCGGTCATTACGCCCGCGAACTCGGCGAGGAGCCCGAGGTTCTCGGCCGCCACCGCGGTGCCGATCTCGTCGGCCTCGCCTACGAGCCGCCCTTCGACTTCTTCACCGGGCGGGAGAACGCCCATCAGGTCATCGCCGCCGACTACGTCACCACCGAATCCGGCACCGGAATCGTCCACCTCGCACCGGCCTTCGGTGAAGAGGACATGGAGTACTGCCAGCGCAACGGCATCGAGCTCGTGCAGCCGCTCGACCCGGGCGGCAAGTTCACCTCGATGGTCCCCCCGTACGAGGGCCTGCAGGTCTTCGACGCCAACCCGGTGATCATCAAGGACCTCAAGGCAGCCGGAAAGTTGTTGCGGCACGAGACCATCGAGCACTCCTACCCGCACTCGTGGCGGTCGGGTCAGCCGCTGATCTACATGGCGGTGCCGTCGTGGTTCGTCGCCGTCACCCGCTTCCGCGATCGCATGGTCGAGCTCAACCAGCAGATCACGTGGGTGCCCGAACACATCCGCGACGGCCAGTTCGGCAAGTGGCTCGAAGGTGCCCGCGACTGGAACATCAGCCGTAACAGGTACTGGGGCAGCCCGATCCCCGTGTGGGTCTCGGACGATCCGGAGTACCCCCGCGTCGACGTCTACGGTTCGCTCGACGAACTCGAACGCGACTTCGGCGTGCGGCCCACCGACCTGCACCGGCCGATGATCGACGAGCTCACCCGGCCCAACCCCGACGACCCGACCGGAACGTCGACGATGCGTCGCGTCCCCGAGGTGCTCGACTGCTGGTTCGAGTCGGGCTCGATGCCGTTCGCGCAGGTGCACTATCCCTTCGAGAACACCGAATGGTTCGACTCGCACTATCCCGGCGACTTCATCGTCGAGTACAACGGGCAGACCCGCGGCTGGTTCTACACGCTGCACGTCCTCGCGACGGCGCTGTTCGATCGTCCTGCCTTCAAATGCGTTGCCGCGCACGGCATCGTCCTCGGCGACGACGGCCTGAAGATGAGCAAGTCGAAGGGCAACTATCCCGACGTCAACGAGGTCTTCGCCCGCGACGGCTCCGACGCCATGCGGTGGTTCCTCATGTCGTCGCCGATCCTGCGCGGCGGCAATCTCGTCGTCACCGAGCAGGGCATCCGCGAGGGCGTGCGGCAGGCGCTGCTGCCGTTGTGGAACGCGTGGAGCTTCCTGCAGCTGTACGCGTCGAAGCCGGGAACCTGGCGGACCGATTCGCCGAACGTGCTCGACCGGTACATCCTCGCCAAGCTCGCACACAC harbors:
- the ileS gene encoding isoleucine--tRNA ligase produces the protein MTENHAAPDPTAATAGSAAGYPRVDYDLPRDSGVDFPALEERVLAQWATDGTFEASLRNRDGADDFVFYDGPPFANGLPHYGHLLTGYVKDVVPRFQTMRGKKVDRRFGWDCHGLPAELEAEKQLGITDKSQIDSMGLAEFNAYCKQSVLRYTGEWRDYVTRQARWVDFDNDYKTLDLDFMESVMWAFKSLYEKGLIYQGFRVLPYSWYEQTPLSNQETRLDDAYKMRQDPAVTVDMVLRAPGSELDGACALIWTTTPWTLPSNLAIAVHPEIEYVAVRGTDDKTYLLAQDRLGHYARELGEEPEVLGRHRGADLVGLAYEPPFDFFTGRENAHQVIAADYVTTESGTGIVHLAPAFGEEDMEYCQRNGIELVQPLDPGGKFTSMVPPYEGLQVFDANPVIIKDLKAAGKLLRHETIEHSYPHSWRSGQPLIYMAVPSWFVAVTRFRDRMVELNQQITWVPEHIRDGQFGKWLEGARDWNISRNRYWGSPIPVWVSDDPEYPRVDVYGSLDELERDFGVRPTDLHRPMIDELTRPNPDDPTGTSTMRRVPEVLDCWFESGSMPFAQVHYPFENTEWFDSHYPGDFIVEYNGQTRGWFYTLHVLATALFDRPAFKCVAAHGIVLGDDGLKMSKSKGNYPDVNEVFARDGSDAMRWFLMSSPILRGGNLVVTEQGIREGVRQALLPLWNAWSFLQLYASKPGTWRTDSPNVLDRYILAKLAHTREVITEALETVDIAGACDELRTFCDALTNWYVRRSRNRFWDEDTDAIDTLHTVLEVVTRLAAPLLPMASEVVWRGLTGGRSVHLADWPAADDLPSDPALVAAMDEVRGVCSTVLSLRKAQKLRVRLPLPEVTVATPGSAHLDPFVDLIKDEVNVKRVVTTDDVEAHGRFEVVVNARAAGPRLGKDVQKVIKAVKAGDWTQAEDGTVTAAGITLLPEEYTSRLVAAEPESTAALPGGNGLVVLDTTVTEELEAEGWAKDRIREFQDARRNLGLDVSDRISVRFEVPAERTEWAARHRDLIAGEILATTFEVGAAEGDAIELGEGTRASIVKA
- a CDS encoding YggT family protein, producing MAVFEVLWFLLFIFWLLLIGRIIVEFIRTFAREWKPSGFVVVVLEAIFTVTDPPVKLLRRLIPPLNLGGVRLDLSIMVLLFIVYFLMAFLPRGGAA
- a CDS encoding cell division protein SepF: MSTLHKFKAYFGMVPLEDYEDEYLDDPASGRRDRERDYGDAPYGGYAPSHRDEYAPSHREEPVREFEHDEFDRYEPAPRPRVEPITARSARPAPAPARAVAGRASLGAESRLERAEPRRGALFDEGGPLSKITTLRPRDYSEARTIGERFRDGTPVIMDLVEMSNADAKRLVDFAAGLAFALRGSFDKVATKVFLLSPADIDVSAEERRRIAETGFYNQQ
- the wag31 gene encoding DivIVA-like cell division protein Wag31, producing the protein MPLTPADVHNVAFSKPPIGKRGYNEDEVDAFLDLVEQELTNLIEENADLRQRVAELDQELAEAKKAPRTASSSAPAAPSKPEPARVVETPKPEPAPAPVPAPAPVAAAPSSSDASMQAAKVLGLAQEMADRLTGDAKAEAEELVRNARTNSEQLVSDARTRSEAMIADARQKSDAMLADARTRSETQLRQAKEKSDALQADAEKKHTEIMATINQQRSVLEGRIEQLKTFEREYRVRLKSYLESQLEELEQRGSAVPVDGGQEAFNQSNSSSFGSSSFAKGNS